From Amycolatopsis sp. WQ 127309:
TGACGATGTCGCTGCGGCGCACCAAGTCGTCGAGCGGAACGTAGTCGGCCGACGTTTCGTGGCGGGTGTCGTAGGCCAGCACCTGGCTGCCGAAACCCCGCAGCCGGGCCATCACCGCCGCGCCGATGCGTCCGGTGCCGATGACCCCGACGGTCAGGTCGCGTAGTTCCTTCCCGCGGGTTTCGTTCAGCCGGTAGTCGTGGACGTCCGCGCGCCGGATGGTCGACCGGGCGCCCCGCACCGCCATCAACATCAGCATCAACGTGTAGTCGGCGACGCTGTCGGGGGAGTAGGAGACGGTCTCGACGGCGATGCCGACGCTCTCCGCGTAGGTCCCGTCGAGGTGGTTGCAGCCGATGCTCCTCGTGGAGATGTACCGCACGCCGGCCCGGCTGAGTGCGAGCAGGGTGTCGTCGGTGATCCGGGATTTGTGGCCCACGCTGACGCACCGGTTCCCGGACGCCAGGCCGGCAGTGGCTTCGGAGACGGCGTCCTCGGTGACGGTCAGGGTGACGCCGAAACGTGCCGCCAGCTCCCGGAACAGGACGGCTTCGTCGGGCTCGCACCCGTAGACCGTGATCCCCGGGCCCGGCACGGCGGCGAACGACCACGGCGCCCCCGGCCGGGTGCGGCGGCCGGCGGTGCGCGCCGGTTCGCTGTAGGTCATGCGGCCAGTCAACGCACGGCGCTGTTGCCGGCACGTATGCGGGAATCGATACGCCGGCGATATGCCGGGCTCAGGACCCGCTTTCCCGCAGCAGCCGGACTTTCGCCCAGGTCTCGTCGTCGGCCGGGGTGTAGGTGGTGAGCTTGAGCTCCGATCGCTCGCCGAGCCACAGCTGCGTGTAGTCCAGCGTGAGCAGGCCGACTTCGGGGTGCAGGTAGCGCTTCGTGAAGTTCTCCGGCGCCCGTACGTCGTGCTGCTCCCACAGGCGCACGAAGTCCGGGGAGCCCTGCCGCAGCCG
This genomic window contains:
- a CDS encoding D-isomer specific 2-hydroxyacid dehydrogenase family protein, with protein sequence MPGPGITVYGCEPDEAVLFRELAARFGVTLTVTEDAVSEATAGLASGNRCVSVGHKSRITDDTLLALSRAGVRYISTRSIGCNHLDGTYAESVGIAVETVSYSPDSVADYTLMLMLMAVRGARSTIRRADVHDYRLNETRGKELRDLTVGVIGTGRIGAAVMARLRGFGSQVLAYDTRHETSADYVPLDDLVRRSDIVTLHTPLTADTHHLLGRERIEEMKRGAYVVNTGRGALLDTEALVSALERGGLGGAALDVLEGEDGIFYEDHRGKPVESGVLTRLRDLPNVVISPHTAYYTDHALRDTVENSLVNCLNFASRKQHWI